One genomic window of Mercenaria mercenaria strain notata chromosome 2, MADL_Memer_1, whole genome shotgun sequence includes the following:
- the LOC123564225 gene encoding sulfate transporter-like, giving the protein MRPNTSLWQDLRHLCVLNASVRVLNIAKSIALLQFGILWMNLKEKERLVSSVDEHMEGETKKTITLKRQVYTLETFAETYKDEGTKSSVFDSIKKSMQCSKKKAGKILGSYLPVVEFIRNYKLKQYILGDVLSGLTVSFMQLPQAMGFGILASLRPIHGLYTTFFPMLVYLLFGTSPYISFGTNALMALLTQTVVEREADSFIASFANTNASKPTEDEIMDVKIGASMACCVLVGIFLAGMGLLKLGIITTYLSVSFVGGFTTAAAVHIATSQIVKIFGIKVKNFAGAGKLILTYTDLFSKITQIKFVEVIIGVICIIVLLLVKICINERYNKKLRMPVPIDLIVVVIGTIISHFAKFEDVFDVKIVGEIPSGFTTPALPNFDNVGSFVSDAFVMAILSLAMSISMAKICSDKHGLPVDDNQELIAYGACNIVSGFFYCFPSATAPPRTMILSSLGARTTLNAIATSVFLLLVILVIGQLFVSLPLSVLAAMIIVSIKDLLLQYRNLPKIWKVNKYDFIIWVVTNSVCILVDLHYGIIAGVGISIFLTVVNDQLSTGHLIGLSQAEDIAVRYTDGKNMRDINGVKIFKIPTNLYFATAERMKNQIFRTIMNPKKYLKKTQKLETMAKIVDEETVVVKNNISTEVNGKPTSATLDVNLKSLVLDCSMVNYVDMAGITALQQVIKEYKTVQVDVYFVAITDNVFATLDAGEFFKTFPKNSVFVDVFDAVSVLSSQAVNSTSSSKL; this is encoded by the exons ATGCGACCCAATACTTCCTTGTGGCAGGATCTACGCCACCTTTGTGTTCTTAATGCTTCGGTTAGAGTGTTAAATATTGCAAAGTCGATAGCTTTGTTACAGTTTGGTATTTTGTGGATGAATTTGAAAGAAAAG GAGCGATTAGTTAGCAGCGTCGATGAACACATGGAGGgtgaaacaaagaaaacaatcACTCTAAAAAGGCAGGTGTACACGTTAGAGACATTTGCTGAAACATACAAAGATGAAGGAACAAAATCGAGTGTGTTTGATAGCATTAAGAAATCAATGCAATGTTCTAAGAAAAAAGCTGGAAAGATTCTTGGATCCTATCTTCCAGTTGTTGAATTTATACGTAATTATAAACTGAAGCAGTATATCCTTGGAGATGTATTGTCCGGTTTAACAGTCAGTTTCATGCAACTTCCACAAGCTATGGGGTTTGGCATTCTTGCCTCACTACGACCTATCCATGGACTCTACACCACGTTTTTCCCCATGCTTGTTTACCTACTGTTTGGGACATCGCCGTATATATCATTTGGAACGAACGCTCTCATGGCTTTGCTTACACAGACAGTGGTTGAGAGAGAAGCTGATTCTTTTATAGCGTCATTTGCAAATACAAACGCATCAAAGCCTACGGAAGATGAAATAATGGACGTTAAAATCGGAGCTTCCATGGCATGTTGTGTACTGGTCGGTATATTTCTTGCGGGAATGGGACTCTTGAAACTTGGTATAATAACTACCTATCTGTCTGTATCTTTTGTTGGTGGGTTCACTACGGCAGCCGCCGTTCACATCGCGACTAGCCAAATTGTCAAAATATTCGGAATTAAAGTGAAAAATTTTGCCGGGGCCGGCAAGCTTATACTAACATACACAGATCTGTTCAGTAAAATCACACAAATAAAATTTGTCGAAGTTATCATCGGAGTGATCTGTATCATTGTACTTCTTCTTGTGAAGATATGTATCAATGAACGCTACAATAAGAAGCTGAGAATGCCAGTTCCAATTGATCTTATTGTGGTAGTTATTGGAACAATAATATCTCATTTTGCAAAGTTTGAGGATGTTTTTGATGTAAAGATCGTTGGAGAAATACCGAGCGGGTTCACTACACCAGCTTTACCAAACTTCGATAATGTCGGTAGCTTTGTGAGCGACGCATTCGTGATGGCGATTTTGTCACTTGCTATGAGTATTTCAATGGCGAAAATCTGTTCAGACAAGCACGGTTTACCAGTAGATGATAACCAAGAACTGATAGCGTACGGTGCCTGTAATATTGTGTCAGGATTCTTCTATTGTTTCCCTTCCGCTACGGCGCCACCTAGGACAATGATATTGAGTTCACTTGGTGCGAGAACCACGCTAAATGCCATCGCTACCTCCGTGTTTCTCCTGTTGGTTATCCTGGTTATTGGTCAGCTGTTCGTTTCGCTGCCACTAAGTGTTCTTGCTGCAATGATTATTGTTTCTATAAAAGATCTGCTGCTACAGTATAGAAATTTACCCAAGATTTGGAAAGTAAACAAGTATGACTTTATCATTTGGGTTGTGACAAACTCTGTCTGCATCCTCGTAGACCTGCATTACGGCATCATAGCTGGGGTTggaatttcaatatttctgaCTGTAGTTAATGACCAGTTGTCTACTGGACATTTGATTGGACTTTCTCAAGCTGAAGATATTGCGGTCAGATATACTGACGGCAAGAATATGAGAGATATAAACGGGGTCAAGATCTTCAAAATACCAACGAATTTATATTTTGCAACTGCAGAGAGAATGAAGAATCAGATTTTCAGGACAATTATGAATcctaaaaagtatttaaagaagACGCAAAAATTAGAAACTATGGCCAAGATTGTTGATGAAGAGACAGTTGTTGTAAAGAACAATATTTCCACCGAGGTTAATGGGAAACCTACTTCAGCTACTTTGGACGTCAATCTGAAGTCGCTAGTGCTTGACTGTTCAATGGTGAATTACGTCGACATGGCAGGGATAACAGCTCTACAACAAGTTATCAAAGAATATAAAACAGTACAAGTAGATGTCTATTTTGTTGCTATCACAGATAATGTTTTTGCAACTTTGGATGCAGGCGAATTTTTCAAGACCTTCCCCAAGAATAGCGTCTTTGTTGATGTGTTCGACGCTGTTTCGGTATTAAGTTCGCAGGCTGTTAATTCAACTTCATCATCGAAACTATGA